A single window of Bradyrhizobium daqingense DNA harbors:
- a CDS encoding OmpA family protein, whose amino-acid sequence MTRFDKLFGLKAMTLTAALSMSAGLALAGDNNVSTDKILDALKPKPATRGLSVGPQADTTAQAKEATFLNTVRNRSTRSLSTGEREQIAELAATKPKIDLEIQFDYNSADIAKTSMASVQALGKALSDPALKGSTFVVAGHTDATGGEEYNQGLSERRADTIKKYLMQNYGLNGTDLVTVGYGETKLKDAGNGADPVNRRVQVVNMDTKTASK is encoded by the coding sequence ATGACCCGTTTTGATAAGCTCTTTGGACTGAAGGCCATGACTCTCACGGCCGCGCTTTCGATGAGCGCGGGCCTCGCCCTGGCCGGCGACAACAACGTTTCGACCGACAAGATTCTGGATGCCCTGAAGCCGAAGCCCGCCACCCGTGGCCTGTCCGTCGGTCCGCAGGCCGACACGACGGCGCAGGCCAAGGAAGCGACGTTCCTCAACACCGTGCGCAACCGCTCGACCCGGTCGCTGTCGACGGGCGAGCGCGAGCAGATCGCCGAGCTCGCGGCGACCAAGCCGAAGATCGATCTGGAGATCCAGTTCGACTACAATTCGGCCGACATCGCCAAGACCTCGATGGCCTCGGTGCAGGCGCTCGGCAAGGCCCTGTCCGATCCGGCGCTCAAGGGCTCGACCTTCGTGGTCGCCGGCCACACAGACGCGACCGGCGGCGAAGAGTACAATCAAGGTCTCTCCGAACGGCGCGCCGACACCATCAAGAAGTACCTGATGCAGAATTACGGCCTCAACGGCACCGATCTCGTCACTGTCGGCTACGGCGAGACCAAGCTGAAGGATGCCGGCAACGGCGCCGATCCGGTCAACCGCCGGGTCCAGGTCGTGAACATGGACACCAAGACCGCGTCGAAATAA
- a CDS encoding VOC family protein, with the protein MSKVTPCLWFNGDAEEAANFYVSLLPDSRIVHVQRNVSDGPSGKEGSVLVVEFTLGGQRLVALNGGMKMEYTHAISLMIDCDDQSQVDSVWTAFLAHGGKEEQCGWLRDRWGVAWQVVPKAMFEFLSSPDKAAAARVVQAMMKMVKLDVDVLRQAFEGKSAA; encoded by the coding sequence ATGTCCAAGGTCACGCCCTGCCTGTGGTTCAACGGTGATGCCGAAGAGGCCGCCAATTTCTACGTCTCCCTGTTGCCCGATTCCAGGATCGTGCACGTCCAGCGCAACGTCTCCGATGGTCCGTCCGGCAAGGAGGGCTCGGTGCTCGTCGTCGAGTTCACCCTCGGCGGGCAGCGCCTGGTCGCGCTGAATGGCGGCATGAAGATGGAGTACACCCACGCGATATCGCTGATGATCGATTGCGACGACCAGTCCCAGGTTGACAGCGTCTGGACCGCGTTCCTCGCGCATGGCGGCAAGGAAGAGCAGTGCGGCTGGCTCAGGGATCGCTGGGGCGTGGCCTGGCAGGTGGTGCCGAAGGCGATGTTCGAATTCCTGTCGAGTCCCGACAAGGCCGCGGCCGCACGCGTGGTGCAGGCCATGATGAAGATGGTGAAGCTCGACGTGGACGTGCTGCGCCAGGCATTCGAGGGCAAGTCGGCGGCGTGA
- a CDS encoding winged helix-turn-helix domain-containing protein, whose translation MSRAPKPLPLSTTQARQIWLHAQRLDQRAPFGEGAQAVADAVAHLGYVQIDTINVIERCHHHILFSRIPSYRRADLRQAQSVDKSVFEYWTHALSYVPATDFRFFLPAMREHRREGHKWFASVKPADTRKVMRLLRAGPLTIRDIDDDELVEKEHLWQSRKPSKRALQLAFYTGAVTISTRLGMLKTYELTSRHFGWDKLPRPASAKEITAYLLDRALRSQGVVSLDSICHLDAPRKKAVASLIASRVRRGELVPIAIAGAGKQEHWASPAALEPHDVPTDLVHILSPFDPLIIQRKRTNLIFGYNHLFEAYVPKAKRKLGYFALPVLAGDEIVAALDLKTDRQAKKLLMQKWTWVGQGKKTAGRKELKRAIEDELDRFERFQLAE comes from the coding sequence ATGTCCCGCGCCCCGAAACCTCTCCCCCTCTCGACGACACAGGCCCGGCAGATCTGGCTGCATGCCCAGCGGCTGGATCAGCGCGCCCCGTTCGGCGAGGGCGCACAGGCGGTGGCGGATGCCGTCGCCCATCTCGGCTATGTGCAGATCGACACCATCAATGTGATCGAGCGCTGCCACCACCACATCCTGTTCAGCCGTATTCCGTCCTACCGCCGCGCCGACCTGCGCCAGGCCCAGAGCGTCGACAAGAGTGTGTTCGAATACTGGACGCATGCGCTTTCTTACGTGCCGGCGACCGACTTCCGCTTCTTCCTGCCTGCGATGCGCGAGCACCGGCGCGAGGGGCACAAATGGTTCGCCTCGGTGAAGCCGGCCGACACGCGCAAGGTCATGCGGCTGCTGCGTGCCGGTCCCCTGACGATCCGCGACATCGACGACGATGAGCTGGTTGAGAAGGAGCACCTGTGGCAGAGCCGAAAACCCTCGAAGCGGGCCTTGCAGCTCGCCTTTTATACCGGCGCCGTGACCATCAGCACGCGCCTTGGCATGCTCAAGACCTATGAGTTGACGAGCCGGCATTTCGGCTGGGACAAGCTGCCGAGGCCGGCATCGGCGAAGGAAATCACGGCCTATCTGCTCGACCGCGCGCTGCGCTCGCAGGGGGTCGTCAGCCTGGATTCGATCTGCCATCTCGACGCGCCGCGCAAGAAGGCGGTCGCAAGCCTGATCGCCTCGCGCGTCCGCCGCGGCGAGCTCGTGCCGATCGCGATAGCGGGCGCCGGTAAGCAGGAGCATTGGGCCTCGCCCGCAGCGCTGGAGCCACATGATGTGCCGACCGATCTGGTTCACATCCTCTCGCCGTTCGACCCCCTGATCATCCAGCGCAAGCGCACCAATCTCATCTTCGGCTACAACCATCTGTTCGAAGCCTACGTGCCGAAAGCCAAGCGCAAGCTGGGCTATTTCGCGTTGCCGGTCCTGGCCGGCGACGAGATCGTTGCCGCGCTCGATCTGAAGACCGATCGGCAGGCCAAGAAGCTGCTGATGCAGAAATGGACCTGGGTCGGGCAGGGCAAGAAGACGGCAGGGCGCAAGGAGCTCAAGCGCGCGATCGAGGACGAACTCGATCGCTTCGAGCGGTTTCAATTGGCGGAGTGA
- a CDS encoding FKBP-type peptidyl-prolyl cis-trans isomerase, with product MQRFQRALLALMSALAITVIAGVSHFVSTTASAQTAGKTMTTASGLQIIDSVAGTGASPKPGQICVMHYTGWLYENGQKGKKFDSSVDRNEPFEFPIGKGRVIAGWDEGVASMKVGGKRTLIIPPQLGYGARGAGGVIPPNATLMFDVELLAVK from the coding sequence ATGCAGCGTTTTCAGCGCGCGCTTCTCGCCCTGATGTCGGCACTCGCGATCACCGTGATCGCCGGCGTGTCGCATTTCGTTTCCACCACGGCCTCGGCCCAGACCGCAGGAAAGACCATGACCACAGCTTCAGGCTTGCAGATCATCGACAGCGTCGCCGGCACGGGTGCTTCGCCGAAGCCCGGCCAGATCTGCGTGATGCACTACACCGGCTGGCTTTATGAGAACGGCCAGAAGGGCAAGAAATTCGACTCCTCCGTCGACCGCAACGAGCCGTTCGAATTCCCGATCGGCAAGGGCCGCGTCATCGCCGGCTGGGACGAGGGTGTCGCCTCGATGAAGGTCGGCGGCAAGCGCACGCTGATCATCCCGCCGCAGCTCGGCTATGGCGCGCGTGGCGCCGGCGGTGTGATCCCGCCGAACGCGACGCTGATGTTCGACGTGGAATTGCTCGCAGTGAAGTGA
- a CDS encoding xanthine dehydrogenase family protein molybdopterin-binding subunit yields the protein MTAAAPEPKTNMGKPVPRYDAVVKVTGRATYASDMPLADPAYAFLVISAIAKGRVDSFDLGEAKRVRGVIDIVTHENAPKLKESKLFSNGGYAGTTIQPLKSAEIAHDGQIIAVVVAESYEAAREAANRVKVSYTAATPSATFDSPGTTTAPAKGQTAQFKEDPKVGDFAKAFEEAEVKLTASYETPTQHHNPMELFSTSCAWMGDNLVIYEPSQFVYGLKYGVAEQLGIDADKVRVVNPYVGGGFGSRGSMTPRTAIIAGIAKRLNRPIKLVPTRDQGFTITTHRAETRHEIKLGARRDGKLVALKHEGAEVSSRPDAYCVGGTKTTTRLYACPNVDSLVSIVRADRNTPGFMRSPPEVPYLFALESAMDELAVKLNVDPVELRRINDTTNEPISGKPYTSRSLMACFDEAAKAFGWAQRSPEPKSMSDGDWLIGYGCAATCYPAQMGPAAARVRLQRDGRTRVEIAGHEIGTGAYTVIAQTASERLGVPLEKVAVFIGDSDLPPAPVAGGSNSTASTCSAVMMVCDQIRQRLFKAVVPSQSLADKAKETVGIGQTPATQAAKGDRPLDLEKAFDALGVGVVEEYGEWKPEGAPLDSFRAMHSGQVRLVGGHSMKDQIAYAFGAEFVEVRIIRFTHEIRCPRFVGAFAGGRIMNPRTARSQLMGGLIWGMSSALLEATEIDERYARYVNDNLADYLVPVNADVSGVEVILLSEEDDRINPVGVKGLGELANVGTNAAICNAIYHATGQRIRKLPVRLENIEV from the coding sequence ATGACCGCTGCTGCTCCCGAGCCCAAGACCAACATGGGCAAGCCCGTGCCGCGCTATGACGCGGTCGTGAAAGTGACGGGACGCGCGACTTATGCGTCCGACATGCCGCTTGCCGATCCCGCCTATGCGTTCCTCGTCATCAGCGCGATCGCTAAGGGACGGGTCGACAGCTTCGATCTCGGCGAGGCCAAGCGCGTCCGCGGCGTGATCGACATCGTCACCCATGAGAACGCACCGAAGCTGAAGGAGTCGAAGCTCTTCAGCAATGGCGGCTATGCGGGCACGACGATCCAGCCGCTGAAATCGGCCGAGATCGCCCATGACGGCCAAATCATCGCGGTGGTCGTGGCCGAAAGCTACGAGGCGGCGCGCGAGGCCGCCAACCGCGTCAAGGTCAGTTATACGGCCGCCACGCCAAGCGCGACCTTCGACTCGCCCGGGACGACCACGGCGCCCGCGAAGGGGCAGACTGCCCAGTTCAAGGAAGACCCGAAGGTCGGCGATTTTGCCAAGGCGTTCGAGGAGGCCGAGGTCAAGCTTACCGCCTCCTACGAGACACCGACGCAACATCACAATCCAATGGAGCTGTTCTCGACCAGTTGCGCCTGGATGGGCGACAACCTCGTCATCTACGAGCCAAGCCAGTTCGTGTACGGCCTCAAATACGGTGTCGCCGAGCAACTCGGCATCGACGCCGACAAGGTGCGGGTGGTCAACCCCTATGTCGGCGGCGGATTCGGCTCACGCGGCTCGATGACGCCGCGCACCGCCATCATCGCCGGCATCGCCAAGCGGCTGAACCGGCCGATCAAGCTGGTGCCGACCCGCGACCAGGGCTTCACCATCACCACCCATCGTGCCGAGACCCGCCACGAGATCAAGCTCGGTGCGCGCCGCGACGGCAAGCTGGTTGCGCTCAAGCACGAAGGCGCCGAGGTGTCGTCGCGACCCGATGCCTATTGCGTCGGCGGCACCAAGACGACGACGCGACTCTATGCCTGCCCGAACGTCGACAGCCTGGTCTCGATCGTGCGCGCCGACCGCAACACGCCCGGCTTCATGCGCTCGCCGCCGGAAGTGCCGTATCTGTTCGCGCTGGAAAGCGCGATGGACGAGCTCGCGGTGAAGCTGAACGTGGATCCGGTGGAGCTTCGTCGCATCAACGACACCACGAACGAGCCGATCAGCGGCAAACCCTACACCTCGCGGTCGCTGATGGCCTGTTTCGACGAGGCCGCCAAGGCGTTCGGCTGGGCGCAACGGTCGCCTGAGCCGAAATCGATGTCGGACGGCGACTGGCTGATCGGCTATGGCTGTGCCGCCACCTGTTATCCCGCGCAGATGGGACCCGCAGCCGCGCGCGTGCGGCTGCAGCGCGACGGCCGCACCCGCGTCGAGATCGCCGGCCATGAGATCGGCACCGGCGCCTACACCGTCATCGCGCAGACCGCCTCCGAACGGCTCGGAGTGCCGCTCGAGAAGGTCGCCGTCTTCATCGGCGATAGCGATCTGCCGCCGGCGCCCGTTGCAGGAGGCTCCAACTCGACCGCCAGCACCTGCTCCGCGGTGATGATGGTGTGCGATCAGATCCGGCAGCGTCTGTTCAAGGCGGTGGTGCCGAGCCAGAGCCTGGCGGACAAGGCGAAGGAGACCGTGGGCATCGGCCAGACACCGGCAACGCAAGCGGCGAAGGGTGACCGTCCGCTCGACCTGGAGAAGGCCTTCGACGCGCTCGGGGTCGGCGTCGTCGAGGAATATGGCGAGTGGAAGCCGGAAGGTGCGCCGCTGGATTCGTTCCGCGCCATGCATAGCGGGCAGGTGCGGCTCGTGGGTGGGCATTCCATGAAGGACCAGATCGCGTATGCTTTTGGCGCGGAGTTCGTCGAGGTCCGCATCATTCGCTTCACGCACGAGATCCGTTGCCCGCGTTTCGTCGGCGCCTTCGCCGGCGGTCGCATCATGAATCCACGCACGGCGCGCAGCCAGCTGATGGGCGGGTTGATCTGGGGCATGTCGTCGGCGCTGCTGGAAGCCACCGAGATCGACGAACGCTATGCGCGCTACGTCAACGATAACCTTGCTGATTACCTCGTCCCCGTGAATGCGGACGTATCAGGCGTCGAGGTCATTCTGCTCTCCGAGGAGGATGATCGCATCAATCCTGTCGGCGTGAAGGGCCTCGGCGAGCTCGCCAATGTCGGCACCAATGCGGCGATCTGCAATGCGATCTACCACGCCACAGGACAACGCATTCGCAAGCTCCCGGTCCGGCTGGAAAATATCGAGGTGTGA
- a CDS encoding VOC family protein, translating into MPKMIFVNLPVTDLKRATAFYEAIGAVKNPQFCDDTASCMVFSETIFAMLLTHDKFRQFTPKPIADAKSSNQVLLCLSADSRSDVDDIVGRAAAAGGMADPSPKDEYSFMYGRSFEDPDGHMWGVNWMDLAAAPLQPAMATA; encoded by the coding sequence ATGCCCAAGATGATATTCGTCAACCTGCCGGTGACCGACCTCAAGCGTGCGACCGCCTTCTATGAGGCGATCGGTGCGGTCAAGAACCCGCAATTCTGCGACGACACGGCGAGCTGCATGGTCTTTTCCGAGACCATCTTCGCCATGCTGCTGACCCACGACAAATTCCGCCAGTTCACGCCGAAGCCGATCGCGGATGCCAAGTCCTCGAACCAGGTGCTGCTCTGCCTGTCCGCGGACAGCCGCAGCGACGTCGACGATATCGTCGGCAGGGCGGCGGCCGCGGGCGGCATGGCTGATCCCAGCCCGAAGGACGAATACAGCTTCATGTACGGCCGCAGTTTCGAGGATCCGGACGGTCATATGTGGGGCGTCAACTGGATGGACCTCGCGGCGGCCCCGCTGCAGCCCGCCATGGCCACGGCCTGA
- a CDS encoding cupin domain-containing protein translates to MTGHDHSHSHHDHDHDDRWKHDGVRVIPGNQLDTNVPSTAGMDRAAAINFARVGAQKLWAGTVSIKPDAKTGAHHHGHLESVIYVVKGKARMRWGEKLQFTAEAGPGDFIFVPPYVPHQEINASPDEVLECVLVRSDGEAVAINLDIEPVEKPETVLWIDPVHRDPNEKK, encoded by the coding sequence ATGACCGGCCATGATCATTCGCATTCCCACCATGACCACGATCATGACGATCGCTGGAAGCATGACGGCGTGCGCGTCATTCCCGGCAACCAGCTCGACACCAACGTGCCGTCGACCGCAGGCATGGACCGCGCCGCTGCCATCAATTTCGCCCGCGTCGGCGCGCAGAAATTGTGGGCAGGCACGGTGAGCATCAAGCCCGACGCCAAGACCGGCGCGCATCACCACGGCCATCTCGAAAGCGTCATCTATGTCGTGAAGGGCAAGGCGCGGATGCGCTGGGGCGAGAAGCTGCAATTCACCGCCGAGGCCGGCCCCGGCGATTTCATTTTCGTTCCGCCCTACGTGCCGCATCAGGAGATCAACGCCAGCCCCGACGAGGTGCTGGAGTGCGTGCTGGTGCGCAGCGACGGCGAGGCGGTGGCGATCAATCTCGACATCGAGCCGGTCGAAAAGCCCGAGACGGTGCTGTGGATCGACCCGGTTCACCGCGATCCCAACGAGAAGAAGTAG
- a CDS encoding (2Fe-2S)-binding protein, with protein sequence MSDKPGSKQSAFDRRAFMAAAAGSALVPMTARGAVEDARPPAAQDPSLPVDVTLQVNGKDKRLSIDARTTLLDALREHLKLTGSKKGCDHGQCGACTVLVDDRRVVSCLTLALAAEGQEITTIEGLATDDHLHPMQQAFIDNDAFQCGYCTPGQIMSAVACVKEGHASNEADIREYMSGNICRCAAYPNIVAAVKQAAPEILKG encoded by the coding sequence ATGTCCGACAAACCAGGTTCCAAACAATCAGCATTCGATCGGCGCGCCTTCATGGCCGCTGCGGCTGGCAGTGCGCTGGTCCCGATGACGGCGCGCGGGGCCGTGGAGGACGCCAGGCCTCCGGCCGCACAAGATCCGTCGCTTCCCGTCGACGTCACGCTGCAGGTCAACGGCAAGGACAAGCGCCTCAGCATCGACGCGCGTACTACGCTGCTCGATGCGCTGCGCGAACATCTCAAGCTTACCGGCAGCAAGAAGGGCTGCGACCACGGCCAGTGCGGGGCCTGCACGGTGCTGGTCGACGACCGACGTGTGGTGTCGTGCCTGACCCTGGCGCTCGCTGCGGAGGGGCAGGAGATCACGACCATCGAGGGGCTGGCTACCGATGACCATCTGCATCCGATGCAGCAGGCCTTCATCGACAACGACGCGTTCCAGTGCGGCTATTGCACGCCGGGCCAGATCATGTCCGCCGTCGCCTGCGTCAAGGAGGGGCATGCGAGCAACGAGGCCGACATCCGTGAATACATGAGCGGAAATATCTGCCGCTGTGCCGCCTATCCCAACATCGTCGCGGCGGTGAAGCAGGCCGCGCCCGAAATCCTGAAAGGCTAG
- a CDS encoding DUF2809 domain-containing protein, with product MHQAQPHHPVAPRRTSLVRATLALAVIVCGLSLRWYGFALGLPAFVVKYGGSLLWATMVFLLVGVLLRRRTRTQIATIAIVIAVIVEFSRLVHTPWLDAFRLMTAGALLLGRIFSLWNLAAYAVGILLGVWLDRLVATHPAKTHSAN from the coding sequence ATGCACCAAGCGCAGCCGCATCACCCTGTTGCGCCGCGACGGACATCGCTGGTCCGCGCCACCCTCGCGCTCGCGGTGATCGTCTGCGGGTTGTCGCTGCGCTGGTACGGCTTTGCGCTCGGCCTGCCCGCCTTCGTGGTGAAGTACGGCGGCTCGCTGCTGTGGGCGACCATGGTGTTTCTGCTGGTCGGCGTCTTGTTGCGTCGGCGGACGCGGACGCAGATTGCGACGATCGCGATCGTGATCGCCGTCATTGTGGAATTCTCGCGCCTGGTGCACACGCCGTGGCTCGATGCGTTCCGGCTCATGACGGCCGGCGCGCTGCTCCTCGGACGCATCTTCTCTCTTTGGAATTTGGCCGCCTACGCGGTGGGGATATTGCTCGGCGTTTGGCTCGACCGGCTCGTCGCAACCCACCCCGCGAAGACTCACTCCGCCAATTGA
- a CDS encoding FecR family protein: MNLRFWFFPSLLSAALCAGPGAHAQTRVGQAVVIQNDVVRVAATTTPINVGDSMLRDETVRTGADSAARFVMADSTNLSLGPSATLKLDRTVFNDDHSYRAVAIRMTTGAFRFVTGNSDKSAYKITTPLATIGVRGTTLDILSQRGRSVVVLQDGAASVCTTKSQCVQLTQPGDTAIITSTGGNVSITKSNTPPWTFAADCAASAGLCAVNQYAGASPTITPAVQDDGMLCGR, translated from the coding sequence ATGAATTTGCGTTTTTGGTTTTTCCCGTCGCTGTTATCAGCCGCGTTGTGCGCAGGTCCTGGCGCGCACGCGCAGACACGCGTCGGCCAAGCCGTCGTGATCCAGAACGACGTGGTGCGCGTCGCCGCGACCACGACCCCGATCAACGTCGGCGACAGCATGTTGCGCGACGAGACCGTACGCACGGGAGCCGACAGCGCGGCGCGCTTCGTCATGGCCGATAGCACCAATTTGTCGCTGGGCCCCAGCGCGACATTGAAGCTCGACCGCACCGTCTTCAACGACGACCACAGCTATCGCGCCGTCGCGATCCGCATGACCACCGGGGCTTTCCGCTTCGTCACCGGCAACTCCGACAAGAGCGCCTACAAGATCACGACGCCGCTCGCGACCATCGGCGTGCGCGGCACCACGCTCGACATCCTCTCGCAGCGCGGCCGCTCCGTCGTGGTGCTTCAGGACGGCGCGGCCAGCGTCTGCACGACGAAGTCCCAATGCGTGCAGCTCACCCAGCCCGGCGACACCGCGATCATCACCTCGACCGGCGGCAATGTCAGCATCACCAAGTCCAACACGCCGCCCTGGACCTTTGCCGCCGATTGCGCGGCGAGCGCCGGGCTGTGCGCGGTCAACCAATATGCCGGCGCCTCGCCGACCATCACGCCAGCCGTCCAGGACGACGGCATGCTGTGCGGGCGGTGA
- a CDS encoding phospholipid carrier-dependent glycosyltransferase produces MWRNYHKRRGTCVMLSDSCGRMRSMKIAISFFVRGDANLPRKTSPQQTLELPAVPAMSRSAVIAVAIFLTAHLLLLIGVVTPQKFVFDEVHYVPAARQMLAPAMSQPMLNPMHPPLAKELIAASIAVFGDNALGWRYPATLFGALAVVAIYLCGLALFSAQGPAIAAALIAGSNQMLYVQARIAMLDIFALGFGLLATAAFMHGFRRERPHALFALAGSLFGCAAACKWSGLFPLGVCIVIVTVIGLMQGWRTQFADARPSDWYRPDLWTGFRVQHAALCFAVLPAMTYFAAFVPLYGLSLPDLIEAQRRIFADNTTTAIAGHTYMSSWPSWPFLARPVWFLFDKTAEDQIAAIVFLGNPLVAWPALLALALVLRDFVVLRRWDAFLIAAFYFGPWLAWALLPRTLGFIYYYLPAATAASLALVYVLRREGLPRWLLWAYVGIAAAGFAVMLPISAAFIGVSMQTFNRLMLFQSWI; encoded by the coding sequence ATGTGGCGGAATTATCACAAGCGGCGCGGGACGTGCGTCATGCTTAGTGACAGTTGCGGCAGAATGCGTTCAATGAAAATCGCGATCTCTTTTTTTGTCCGCGGTGACGCAAATTTGCCACGCAAAACATCCCCACAGCAGACGCTCGAATTGCCCGCGGTTCCAGCGATGTCGCGGAGCGCAGTGATCGCTGTCGCGATATTCCTGACCGCTCATCTCCTGCTGCTGATCGGTGTCGTAACGCCGCAGAAGTTCGTCTTCGACGAGGTGCATTATGTGCCGGCAGCGCGGCAGATGCTGGCACCTGCGATGTCGCAGCCGATGCTCAACCCGATGCACCCGCCGCTTGCCAAGGAGCTGATCGCGGCGTCCATCGCAGTCTTCGGCGACAACGCGCTCGGCTGGCGCTATCCGGCGACCTTGTTCGGCGCGCTCGCGGTCGTCGCGATCTATCTGTGCGGGCTTGCGCTGTTCTCCGCGCAGGGACCCGCGATCGCCGCCGCGCTGATCGCCGGCAGTAACCAGATGCTCTACGTGCAGGCGCGCATCGCCATGCTCGATATCTTTGCGCTCGGATTCGGCCTGCTCGCGACCGCCGCCTTCATGCATGGCTTTCGAAGAGAGCGGCCGCATGCGCTGTTCGCGCTCGCGGGCAGCCTGTTCGGCTGTGCTGCGGCGTGCAAATGGAGCGGCTTGTTTCCGCTCGGCGTCTGCATCGTCATCGTCACAGTGATCGGCTTAATGCAGGGCTGGCGCACACAGTTTGCCGACGCCAGGCCGAGCGACTGGTATCGGCCCGACCTGTGGACCGGTTTTCGCGTGCAGCACGCCGCGCTCTGCTTCGCCGTCCTGCCGGCAATGACATATTTTGCAGCGTTCGTTCCGCTGTACGGATTGTCGCTGCCGGACCTGATCGAGGCGCAGCGGCGCATCTTCGCCGACAACACCACGACCGCGATCGCCGGCCACACCTATATGAGTTCATGGCCGTCTTGGCCGTTCCTGGCACGTCCGGTCTGGTTCCTGTTCGACAAGACGGCAGAGGACCAAATCGCCGCGATCGTTTTCCTCGGCAATCCGCTGGTGGCGTGGCCGGCCCTGCTCGCGCTCGCATTGGTGCTGCGCGACTTCGTCGTCTTGCGGCGTTGGGACGCCTTCCTGATCGCAGCGTTCTATTTCGGTCCCTGGCTCGCCTGGGCGCTGCTGCCGCGCACGCTCGGCTTCATCTATTACTATCTGCCCGCCGCGACCGCCGCGTCCCTTGCGCTGGTCTATGTGCTGCGTCGGGAGGGTTTGCCGCGCTGGCTGCTGTGGGCCTATGTCGGCATTGCTGCGGCCGGCTTTGCGGTCATGTTGCCGATTTCGGCGGCCTTCATCGGCGTCTCGATGCAGACCTTCAACCGATTGATGCTGTTCCAGAGCTGGATATGA
- a CDS encoding CsbD family protein codes for MGSTTDKIKGTANEAIGKAKQGIGEATGSDRMKGEGVVQEVKGKGQQAMGDAKDAAKDAMDRAAAAARRAAE; via the coding sequence ATGGGCAGCACGACTGACAAGATCAAAGGCACCGCCAACGAGGCGATCGGCAAGGCCAAGCAGGGCATCGGTGAAGCCACCGGATCCGATCGCATGAAGGGCGAAGGCGTGGTGCAGGAAGTGAAGGGCAAGGGCCAGCAGGCCATGGGCGATGCCAAGGACGCCGCAAAGGACGCGATGGATCGCGCTGCGGCCGCCGCACGTCGCGCAGCGGAATAA